A genomic segment from Phytoactinopolyspora mesophila encodes:
- a CDS encoding PqqD family protein, with amino-acid sequence MSKLHPMPDVHQVSTADGTVLLAADRGHFYGLNPAGSVIWTALCEGNTVDQVIRELGTRFDTPPDRIRGDVTDLVAQLCDRGLLAIG; translated from the coding sequence ATGAGCAAACTTCACCCGATGCCCGACGTCCACCAGGTCAGCACTGCTGATGGGACCGTGCTGCTGGCCGCCGACCGCGGTCACTTCTACGGCTTGAATCCGGCCGGCAGCGTGATCTGGACAGCCCTATGCGAGGGCAATACTGTCGACCAGGTGATCCGGGAGTTGGGTACGCGCTTTGATACCCCGCCCGACCGCATCCGCGGTGACGTGACAGATTTGGTTGCGCAACTGTGTGATCGCGGCCTGCTGGCAATCGGCTGA
- a CDS encoding lasso peptide biosynthesis B2 protein has translation MALEASDRRQLQRRSDQLLAPLCLSLACMILQLRFGRVLALARWTSRRCRRPATVSEAASMTAAVRSAARHRAGRVACLEYSLATVLLAGLHRQSVQWCIGARLMPYGSHAWIELNGCPVGEPEHRDRPYNVLVRI, from the coding sequence ATGGCATTAGAAGCCAGCGACCGAAGGCAGCTTCAGCGCCGCAGTGACCAACTCCTCGCGCCCCTTTGCCTCTCTCTGGCCTGCATGATCCTACAGCTACGTTTCGGCCGTGTCCTCGCACTCGCGCGCTGGACCAGCCGCCGGTGCCGCCGGCCTGCGACGGTTTCCGAGGCGGCCAGCATGACAGCCGCTGTCCGTTCTGCCGCGCGTCACCGGGCAGGGCGGGTGGCATGCCTGGAGTATTCACTGGCCACCGTCCTCCTCGCCGGTCTTCATCGCCAGTCGGTTCAGTGGTGCATCGGGGCACGGCTCATGCCCTACGGCTCACACGCCTGGATCGAACTCAACGGCTGCCCGGTCGGAGAACCCGAGCACCGCGACCGCCCCTACAACGTGCTAGTTCGTATATAG
- a CDS encoding protein-L-isoaspartate O-methyltransferase family protein: MPIYSPTLAEALTLVHEDTYVRREGGDLVAQSSSQQIIADLIDRLDLEAGMRVLEIGTGSGYSTALLAHLAEDTGWVVSIDVVADLVERAGRLLAADGYSNTTILRADGAQGAPEHGPFDRIIVWTTAPHLPTTWTTQVAPDGVIVSPIALAPVSKSGVGTRTRLKGGATPYVDQLFPAGFVEMHGQELDQWLLPPYGVDVVSRDDSGRPCWLSGPWLRSPEHYVQGQRLLQSLITNRESTAGPLGSEESATDFRAWLLATRPGGLTTAALGEPLWQLGYAHSGGAALTDVRSATQTVTNGDTEAAAVLAGWADTWRQLGSPGLADLRTQLIPFYDGWTLEATLDRHASNQGSST; the protein is encoded by the coding sequence ATGCCCATCTACTCACCCACGCTGGCCGAGGCGCTGACCCTTGTCCATGAAGATACGTACGTGCGCCGTGAAGGCGGCGACCTAGTGGCGCAGAGCTCGTCACAGCAGATCATCGCTGACTTGATCGATCGTCTCGATCTTGAGGCTGGCATGAGGGTGCTGGAAATCGGGACTGGTTCCGGTTACTCCACCGCATTGCTCGCACACCTCGCCGAGGATACGGGCTGGGTCGTCAGCATCGATGTTGTCGCCGATCTTGTCGAGCGAGCTGGAAGGCTCCTGGCCGCCGATGGCTACTCAAACACCACGATTCTGCGTGCTGATGGTGCTCAGGGTGCCCCAGAGCACGGGCCGTTCGACCGCATCATCGTCTGGACTACCGCGCCTCATCTGCCCACCACGTGGACTACCCAAGTTGCCCCCGACGGTGTGATCGTCTCGCCGATCGCACTGGCGCCGGTCAGCAAGAGCGGTGTCGGCACTCGAACTCGCCTCAAAGGTGGCGCCACGCCATACGTCGATCAACTCTTTCCCGCTGGCTTTGTCGAGATGCACGGCCAAGAGCTAGACCAATGGCTCCTCCCACCATACGGCGTTGACGTGGTCAGCCGAGACGACTCTGGTCGCCCCTGTTGGCTGTCAGGCCCATGGCTGCGCAGCCCGGAGCATTATGTCCAGGGACAGCGTCTACTCCAGAGTCTCATCACCAACCGCGAATCAACTGCCGGTCCGCTGGGATCCGAGGAGTCCGCAACCGACTTCCGGGCCTGGCTACTCGCCACGAGGCCTGGCGGGCTCACGACCGCCGCCCTCGGCGAACCTCTCTGGCAATTGGGCTACGCCCATTCTGGTGGAGCAGCCCTGACCGACGTCCGAAGCGCCACGCAAACCGTTACCAACGGTGATACCGAGGCAGCCGCTGTGCTCGCTGGTTGGGCCGATACCTGGCGTCAACTGGGAAGCCCTGGCCTTGCCGACCTACGTACGCAACTCATCCCCTTTTACGACGGCTGGACGCTCGAAGCGACGCTGGATCGCCACGCGAGCAATCAAGGTTCATCGACGTAG
- a CDS encoding phosphotransferase, producing MSNWEFVKDRTATQGSVWRSSDGLLYKRTGGEDLRREIEFQRLAAGFGFPVAEIVDRGRENGRYFVIERSLGTTSLHDKALADAQRDGRISDHVIGLAATISSRLLRAQATHPLPAASWFEKAAFAADVFRENPDLDTPRVHDAVKRALDRTAALPTVHGHLDYGLPNLLVNGVIDWQHHGSIPLGYDVYPALDIVRFKGGGKGYSVSPAQRTAYMSTLDETTADLIGRPVSEHLGDFMFVKCFFFLALMRPTDSTRPDKHVKWQYRRALFTMGLEQYESSNTIDTDSFPTLAEFADGYR from the coding sequence ATGAGCAACTGGGAGTTCGTCAAGGACAGGACAGCCACGCAGGGATCAGTGTGGAGGTCGTCTGATGGCCTTCTCTACAAACGGACCGGAGGCGAAGACCTACGGAGGGAGATCGAGTTCCAGCGGCTCGCCGCCGGGTTCGGTTTCCCCGTGGCGGAGATCGTCGACAGAGGCAGGGAGAACGGTCGCTACTTCGTCATCGAACGTTCCTTGGGCACCACCTCACTTCACGACAAGGCGCTCGCCGACGCCCAACGAGATGGCAGGATCAGCGACCACGTGATCGGATTGGCGGCCACCATATCCTCCCGTCTTCTGCGCGCTCAGGCTACCCACCCCCTTCCCGCGGCATCATGGTTCGAGAAGGCAGCCTTTGCGGCCGATGTATTCAGGGAGAACCCGGACCTCGATACCCCTCGAGTGCACGATGCCGTCAAACGGGCCCTCGACCGCACCGCGGCCCTTCCCACGGTCCACGGACACCTTGACTACGGGCTCCCGAACCTCCTCGTTAACGGCGTAATCGACTGGCAGCACCACGGCTCGATCCCCCTCGGATACGACGTGTATCCCGCTCTCGACATCGTGCGCTTCAAGGGAGGCGGCAAGGGGTACAGCGTCAGCCCCGCCCAACGCACGGCCTACATGAGCACCCTCGACGAGACGACCGCCGATCTGATCGGCCGGCCGGTGAGCGAGCATCTGGGCGACTTCATGTTCGTCAAGTGCTTCTTCTTCCTCGCCCTCATGCGACCCACCGATTCCACACGGCCGGACAAGCATGTCAAGTGGCAGTACCGCCGCGCCCTTTTCACGATGGGACTTGAGCAGTATGAGTCGTCCAACACTATCGACACCGATAGTTTCCCCACACTGGCGGAGTTTGCAGACGGGTACCGGTAG
- a CDS encoding nucleotidyltransferase domain-containing protein translates to MQTGTGRPVPAVRDRDYLMDHHGVIFKVIGDSHPSSHYLGYVKYHPDENGDRRLFGRTYRQNSVVSKSFGILAGRPECYVYSDTLGCVITGLPRDDIAVHYSCRHALVAIHENPGTVAERPAGKDLLAITDWIATNDVQGLIGVTGSFLVGCYNERSDIDLVCYGPEGYEAAQELFNHEQLIRPYDGEDLTRLYIRRAKYMEGSSFDSLIKQERRKLQGLTANAGAHINCEPIRADRDKTFSRVSSKEIGEVSLLAEITDHTEGLTTPAVYEISVKTILSSTVDEPDSFARRITHMRSYLGAYTGAFRSGDTVHLSGKLVHTQDGERSGFGIELTPWTVSNSYVANLAG, encoded by the coding sequence TTGCAGACGGGTACCGGTAGGCCGGTACCCGCTGTCCGTGACCGCGACTACCTAATGGATCACCACGGCGTCATTTTCAAGGTCATCGGAGACAGCCACCCGAGCAGTCACTACCTCGGCTACGTGAAGTACCACCCAGACGAGAACGGCGATCGGCGCCTGTTCGGCCGGACATACCGGCAAAACAGCGTGGTGTCGAAATCCTTTGGCATTCTCGCAGGCCGCCCCGAGTGCTACGTCTACTCCGACACGCTCGGCTGCGTCATCACGGGCCTCCCCCGCGACGACATCGCAGTCCACTACTCCTGCCGTCATGCGCTCGTAGCCATTCACGAGAATCCCGGAACTGTGGCTGAACGCCCCGCAGGCAAGGACCTGCTCGCGATCACCGATTGGATCGCCACGAACGACGTCCAAGGGCTGATCGGCGTCACCGGGTCCTTTCTGGTCGGCTGCTACAACGAGCGCTCCGACATCGACCTCGTCTGCTACGGCCCCGAGGGATACGAGGCCGCTCAGGAGCTTTTCAATCACGAGCAGCTGATCAGGCCCTACGACGGGGAAGACTTGACCCGCTTGTACATCCGGCGGGCCAAGTACATGGAGGGCAGTTCCTTCGACTCCCTCATCAAGCAGGAGCGTCGCAAGCTCCAGGGCCTGACCGCTAACGCGGGAGCACACATCAACTGCGAGCCCATCCGCGCCGACCGCGACAAGACATTCAGCAGGGTCTCCTCCAAGGAGATCGGCGAGGTCTCCCTACTGGCTGAGATCACCGACCATACGGAAGGCCTGACCACCCCGGCGGTCTACGAGATAAGTGTCAAGACCATCCTCAGTTCCACCGTCGATGAGCCAGACTCCTTCGCCCGCAGGATAACGCACATGCGCTCCTACCTCGGCGCATACACGGGCGCTTTCCGATCGGGGGACACCGTGCACTTGTCCGGCAAGCTCGTCCACACTCAGGACGGCGAACGCAGCGGCTTCGGCATCGAACTCACCCCGTGGACCGTCAGCAATTCCTACGTCGCCAACCTAGCCGGATAG
- a CDS encoding histidine phosphatase family protein, whose product MTLLIIRHAESVENADKYNGFYQDPRPFSGATAHGISRNLVGLTPRGFRQAQWLAETIPALMHDTLAIYTSTYRRAIDTAAIALPTVPDGWPRPTPLLDEQHYGDATYMTKRELYETYPELAEDRRRRKHTWIAPGGGESLVDGVAKRAAEFTALARTALSVPCTVVAFTHQTAAVALRALLEGLPLPEVLAEERRGKLPNAAILRYDLHDGHFIRYGMTRPPF is encoded by the coding sequence ATGACCCTGCTGATCATCCGGCATGCCGAGTCAGTGGAGAACGCCGACAAGTACAACGGCTTCTACCAGGATCCCCGCCCTTTCAGCGGAGCGACTGCCCACGGCATCTCGCGCAACCTTGTCGGCCTCACACCGCGGGGCTTCCGCCAGGCCCAGTGGCTGGCGGAAACCATCCCCGCCCTGATGCACGATACGCTGGCCATCTACACGTCCACATACCGTCGTGCGATCGATACCGCTGCCATTGCACTGCCCACCGTCCCCGACGGCTGGCCCCGCCCGACGCCGCTCCTCGACGAACAGCACTACGGCGACGCGACCTACATGACCAAGCGCGAACTGTACGAGACCTACCCCGAGCTGGCCGAGGACCGCCGACGCCGCAAGCACACCTGGATTGCCCCCGGGGGAGGCGAGTCTCTCGTCGATGGTGTCGCCAAGAGGGCCGCTGAGTTCACCGCGCTCGCGCGCACCGCGCTTTCCGTCCCTTGTACCGTCGTCGCCTTCACCCACCAGACCGCCGCCGTGGCGCTTAGAGCCTTGCTCGAAGGTCTGCCCCTGCCCGAAGTCCTCGCCGAGGAGCGCAGAGGCAAGCTCCCCAACGCCGCGATCCTCCGCTACGACCTGCACGATGGCCAC